From a region of the Oncorhynchus gorbuscha isolate QuinsamMale2020 ecotype Even-year unplaced genomic scaffold, OgorEven_v1.0 Un_scaffold_748, whole genome shotgun sequence genome:
- the LOC124020019 gene encoding mucin-5AC-like produces MSSSTSVLLHLLLLVSLASAAHFYGGSMSVTPKGRNADGTFKVDLRYKNTHDWCDYSRWYCSSGNCGSSITDVRGTIDSSSRGRSGYNNQWCETETVETRNIPSDKPFQLIQNSCCWIPTVNRLGSWSLETQVDLGTRSDTGEPNRSPVTAILPFIRVPQNCQRSYNLMAFDPDGDRVRCRYGLVRPECDRCDQPSGFYLDQGSCSLQYGYTSTSGVYGFELVVEDFPNQHITLSYTDGSSSSRAPLHAGRRRRASYLTAVSYPWWWSQTTTAPSPWWWSQTTTSPSPWWWSQTTTAPSPWWWWSQTTTVAPWPTTTTTPPTTTAPWPTTTTPWPTTTTTTPPTTTTRPTTTTTTPPTTTAPWPTTTTPGPLPPPLAHYNHPWPTTTTAPGPLQPPLAHYHHPLAHYNHPWPTTTTAPGPLQPPLAHYHHPLAHYNHPWPTTTTTTPPTTIAPGPLPPPLAHYNHPWPTTTTPGPLQPPPPCPLQPPPLAHYYHRPWPTTIPPTTTTPWPTTTTTTTTPTTTTPWPTTTTPLPTTTTTPWPTTTTTRPTTTTTRPTTTTTWPTTTTTRPTTTPGSLYPSTAPLSKLPLHFSLLVDSSVPSCDEGMYLPRFVQPTPHNGEHLHAEVNKELEFRVKAEATHST; encoded by the exons ATGTCCTCCTCCACATCGGTGTTGCTGCATCTGCTGCTACTGGTCTCCCTGGCTTCAGCGGCACACTTCTATGGAGGCTCCATGTCTGTCACCCCCAAAGGGAGGAACGCCGACGGAACATTCAAG GTGGATTTACGCTACAAGAATACACATGATTGGTGTGATTACTCTCGCTGGTATTGTTCCTCAGGGAACTGCGGCTCTTCTATCACAGATGTCAGAGGCACAATTGACAGCAGCAGCAGAGGACGGAGTGGTTACAACAACCAGTGGTGTGAAACTGAAACAGTCGAGACCAGAAACATCCCCAGTGATAAACCTTTTCAATTGAT ACAAAACAGCTGCTGTTGGATCCCAACAGTAAACCGTCTTGGATCTTGGAGCCTGGAAACACAAGTGGATCTGGGAACGAGATCTGATACTGGTGAACCCAACAGATCTCCAGTCACAGCCATTCTTCCTTTCATACG TGTTCCCCAGAACTGTCAGAGGTCCTACAACCTCATGGCCTTTGACCCTGACGGTGATCGTGTCAGATGCAGATACGGATTGGTCAGACCTGAGTGCGATAGGTGTGATCAGCCTTCAGGTTTCTACCTGGATCAG GGCTCTTGCTCCTTACAATACGGCTACACTTCAACGAGTGGCGTCTACGGGTTTGAGCTGGTTGTAGAGGACTTTCCTAACCAACACATCACCCTGTCCTACACCGATGGCTCTAGTTCCTCCAGGGCACCGCTTCATGCAGGGAGACGCCGACGCGCCAGCTACCTAACAGCCGTCTCCTATCCCTGGTGGTGGAGCCAAACCACCACAGCTCCTTCTCCTTGGTGGTGGAGCCAAACCACCACAAGTCCTTCTCCTTGGTGGTGGAGCCAAACCACCACAGCTCCTTCTCCTTGGTGGTGGTGGAGCCAAACAACCACTGTCGCCCCCTggcccactaccaccaccaccccgcCCACTACCACCGCCCCCTGGCCCACTACAACCACCCCCTggcccactaccaccaccaccaccccgcccactaccaccaccaggcccactaccaccaccaccaccccgcCCACTACCACCGCCCCCTGGCCCACTACAACCACCCCTGgcccactaccaccacccctgGCCCACTACAACCACCCCTGGCCCACTACCACCACCGCCCCTGGCCCACTACAACCACCCCTGGCCCACTACCACCACCCCCTGGCCCACTACAACCACCCCTGGCCCACTACCACCACCGCCCCTGGCCCACTACAACCACCCCTGGCCCACTACCACCACCCCCTGGCCCACTACAACCACCCCTggcccactaccaccaccaccaccccgcCCACTACCATCGCCCCTGgcccactaccaccacccctgGCCCACTACAACCACCCCTGGCCCACTACAACCACCCCTGGCCCACTACAACCACCGCCCCCTTgcccactacaaccaccacccctGGCCCACTACTACCACCGCCCCTGGCCCACCACCATCCCacccactaccaccaccccctggcccactaccaccaccaccaccaccacacccactaccaccacccctTGGCCCACTACAACCACCCCCTTgcccactacaaccaccaccccctggcccactaccaccaccactaggcccactaccaccaccaccaggcccactaccaccaccacctggcccactaccaccaccaccaggcccACTACCACCCCAGGAAGCCTGTATCCCTCCACTGCTCCCCTCAGCAAACTCCCTCTGCATTTCTCTCTTCTGG TGGACTCTAGTGTTCCGTCCTGCGATGAGGGTATGTACCTGCCCAGGTTCGTGCAGCCGACACCACACAACGGAGAACATCTCCATGCCGAGGTCAACAAAGAGCTGGAGTTCAGGGTCAAGGCCGAGGCTACACACTCAACGTAA